The following proteins are co-located in the Styela clava chromosome 15, kaStyClav1.hap1.2, whole genome shotgun sequence genome:
- the LOC120334164 gene encoding NXPE family member 3-like, giving the protein MFSTHKYKYLFMGLTTIVVVTMIWLRVDHGIAYNSRNQIYKTFNHPDICEVHNEFEFGNWIDIFPELKAMQKFMSEKRLGNLFKSTSAKNTQLIIPNIIYKLGDNLKATLIAKDYEGTQKMYGGDYFRAILRPVGKTKDGISCTIEDKMNGIYLIQCLLIWSGDSELHVYVLHPSESVMFLMLNTTDSNGGVRYKTNFINSKKVKESSVCALDFGNEYSLPQLCNYSHPRNGESWYCVKPLSGECNDIVWQVEDVREVQVIPNVKNNPFYDTNTNWNVRIDNGSRRIHVINNNVTWNETKRLPCKEMHEHNLNPSVPTGFIQNGEWKSLVCNNSEYNKQTMLKCLTNKSVYFIGDSTIRTWYEFYLKELKAKETLVQIPNSWSSPRRAVSEKHNITLHYKSHGPPLRNPGPPISRPYVTDTLENIPNSGDKNVIFFSIGFHFQVFTPQVVMRRIKVIKKGFVDIQKRLPGIQIFVKGFHTHTETKAVIASDWLSYRFEVILRHEFGEMKGVTYLSMWDAAAVIENPLIHPTGKEEILFSGIFQSFLCSS; this is encoded by the exons ATGTTTTCCACgcacaaatataaatatctttTTATGGGTTTGACAACGATAGTCGTTGTGACAATGATTTGGCTGCGTGTTGACCATGGAATTGCTTATAACTCCAGAAATCAAATCTACAAAACATTCAACCATCCAGACATTTGCGAGGTACATAATGAATTTGAGTTTGGAAATTGGATTGATATTTTCCCCGAATTGAAAGCAATGCAAAAATTTATGTCTGAGAAAAGGctaggaaatttatttaaaagcaCTTCTGCGAAAAACACACAACTGATTATTCCAAACATAATATACAAATTGGGTGATAACTTGAAAGCCACATTAATAGCAAAAGATTATGAAGGTACTCAGAAGATGTACGGTGGAGACTATTTTCGAGCGATTCTTCGACCTGTGGGTAAAACAAAAGATGGAATATCGTGTACAATTGAAGATAAAATGAACGGAATTTATTTGATTCAATGCTTGTTAATATGGTCAGGAGATTCTGAGCTTCATGTCTATGTATTGCATCCCAGCGAAAGCGTGATGTTCCTCATGCTAAATACTACTGATTCAAATGGAGGTGTGCGAtataaaactaattttattaaCTCTAAAAAGGTGAAAGAATCTTCAGTATGTGCACTGGATTTTGGGAATGAATACAG TTTACCTCAACTATGCAACTACTCCCATCCCAGAAATGGAGAATCTTGGTATTGTGTAAAACCACTTTCTGGAGAATGCAATGACATTGTATGGCAAGTTGAAGACGTAAGAGAAGTGCAAGTGATTCCAAACGTGAAAAATAATCCATTTTATGATACAAATACAAACTGGAACGTTAGAATCGACAATGGTAGCAGACGAATTCATGTGATCAACAACAATGTAACGTGGAATGAGACAAAACGACTCCCTTGCAAGGAAATGCATGAGCACAATCTCAATCCGAGTGTACCAACtggttttattcaaaatggCGAATGGAAGTCACTCGTTTGTAATAATTCTGAATACAACAAGCAAACGATGTTGAAATGTTTAACTAACAAATCAGTATATTTCATTGGTGACTCAACTATTAGAACTTGGTATGAATTTTACCTTAAAGAATTAAAGGCAAAAGAGACGCTCGTTCAAATTCCAAATTCTTGGTCCAGTCCAAGAAGGGCAGTGAGCGAGAAGCACAATATAACATTACATTATAAATCCCATGGTCCTCCATTGCGAAATCCAGGGCCTCCTATTTCTCGGCCGTACGTTACTGATACTCTTGAAAATATTCCTAATTCTGGAGACAAAAATGTTATTTTCTTCAGTATAGgttttcattttcaagtttttactcCACAAGTTGTAATGCGCAGAATAAAAGTGATCAAAAAGGGATTTGTCGATATTCAAAAAAGACTACCGGGTATTCAGATTTTTGTGAAAGGATTTCACACTCATACGGAAACAAAAGCTGTCATAGCAAGTGATTGGTTAAGCTATCGTTTCGAAGTAATTTTGCGACATGAGTTTGGTGAAATGAAAGGTGTTACATATTTAAGTATGTGGGACGCAGCTGCTGTGATTGAAAATCCATTAATTCATCCAACTGGCAAAGAGGAAATTTTATTTTCCGGTATATTCCAATCTTTTCTTTGTAGTTCTTGA